In bacterium, the DNA window CGGTCGCCTTCCCAATCGCTTCCTTTGCCGCGTACATCCCTGCGACATGAACCGCGAACCGGGCGCGTTGCGTGCCAGTTTCCGAATGAAACCGCTTCTTCATCGCTTCCCGTTCGACCGTCGTGAAAATCCGTTCCATCCAGTAATCGCCCATATCAGTCTCGAGTAATTCGCGTACCCGGTCGACCGTACAGACATCGATACCTACGCCGCTTGTCGCCATACGACACTCTCCTATAACAAAATTTCTTGTTTCGGGGGAAGGATTTCCCGGTACGGTGTTCCTAATTGATCAACAATTGCAAGGAGCTGTTCCGGTTGGTCGATTTCAAAATCCGCACCCGCTTCGACGACTTCGTGGACATCGCCGTACCGAGCAAACACGGTTTTCACTCCCAGCGCTTGCGCGCCATGAACGTCGCGTTCCGGCCAATCCCCCACCATCAGCGTTTCGCCCGAACCGACCCCCAATCGGGTCATCGCTAATTGAAATGGAGCGGCATGCGGTTTCTGTTTCCCAGTATCCTCGAAGGCGACGACTGTATCGAAAAAGACCTCGATCCCGGCTTCCACCAAACGCAGCCATGCCTGTTTCCGCGGTGCATCGGATACAACGCCCAGTAGAACTCCCCGCTTTAACAGTCCAGCCAGTGTCACTCGAACACCGGGGTATGGTTCGAGATGGTTGTGCCAAGCTCGTTGGTACCCGCTGATCGCCGCCGCTAATAAACGGGGACTCGGAGTGGGAAATCCCTCGAGTAATCGATCGAATACTTCCTGATACTCAATGCCGTATTCGCGGTAGATCGCAAATATCCGACGTCGCAATACCTCCTCGTCGAGTGATAATCCCGCATCGCGCATTGCGACGATTGCCGCATCGACCCCGGCATTTTTCATCCGTAGAAAATCGACCAGCGTATTATCCAAGTCGAAGAGAATGGCTCGAATCACGATTTATCCCAGGGAAATCAGTTTTCCATCTTCGGGGATGGTAAGGTCGACGATGCTATCTGCCAACCGTTCTATTTGTGCTACGTAGCGTTCCCGCGAATGCGTCGGATTAAAATGGATCGGGATTAAATTTCCGGCGGCACATTGCAACGCAAATTCAGCAACTTCGGTATCGCAGCTATGGTGGAGAATCGCTTCCCGGTTTTCGTTACGATCCAGCTCAGCGACATCTGTGGGATCGTAGTACACCTCATGCAACAGCCAACGGACGCCGTTGCAAGGCTCCATCGCTCGCGCCAGCACCGAGGTATCGGAGATATAGGCGAGGGTCGAATCGAAGGCATATCCGACCGAGGTGTCGCTATGTTTCTGCGGCCAGACTGTTACCGGCATCCCGTCGACATCGTTTTCACCGAGGTGAAGTTCCTTAATTTCGGTGTGAAATGGGAGAAACGGGAACGGAGTGTGATAAAACGGCATCCGCAACATCATTTCGAGCGCTTCTCGCGGATTATAGTAACACAAAGTGCGATCCGGCGCGCAAATCACCAAGGTTTGTTCCGGCTTCAGGAAACGCGACAGGAAAGTAAATCCAATCGTATGGTCAAGATGATAATGGGAAAGAAAGAGGTAGATCTTTTCGGTTGCCTGCAGTTGTGCGAGGCAGTCACAATCGCCTAACCGCCGCAAGCCGCTGCCAGCATCGAGCAAAATCGTACGGTTGCCGCGCTGCCAGAGATATGCGCTGGTTTCGCGTTCCGCGGTCGCCATCCAACCGCCGGTACCTAAAGGCAACAGTGTCCCCGCACTGGAATACAACATAGCGCTCCCGATAAAACCACTCATTGGAAAAGGAAATACAGTTTCAATGGTACGAAATCGGGAACACGGTTACAATGGATGAAAAGAAAAGCGAATGTCGCCATTCGCTGTAACAATCCTAATAAACATAGCGATGTCATCACTTTAGTTAATTCCGCCACTCCAACACCGCTTGCGTCCCCCCCTCGATCGTAAAGGGAGTCACGAACGATAGTTTCCCTTCCATACGTTCGGTCAAACGATGCGTCAATACCAAACCGATACCGCTGCCAATTTCACCGCGCGCACCTGGTGAAGGAATCACTTCACGGGCATCGCCAATGCGTTCCGCTAAATCCTTTGGCATCCCCGGACCTTCGTCCGTTATCAGTATTGCAACATGAGTTTTCGTGATTCGGGAACCGACTCGCACGTTTTTTCCGGGCGGGGTGAATTTCACCGCATTGTATAACAGATTTCCTAAGATCGCTTCGCGCAGGATCGCGGGATCGACGTGATGCAGGGTACCCGACAAATCGTCGCGCAGGATACGTACCCCGGAAGTCGCGGCAAACAATTCAATCTCATCTACCGCAGCATTCACGATATCGGCGATGGCAACCGGTTCATTATGGGGGTACTCACCGAGTTGCATATAATTCCGAACAAATTGGATATACTTTGCCCCTTTACGGGCAAGTTCACGCAATTTCAGTTGATCGGTTTCAGTGATTTCGTTCTCATTGGTCAAGAACTGCATAGCATGAAACAAATTCGCAATGTCATGGGTAAAAGTCGCATAGAGTACATACTGATCGCGAAGCTTATGCCCGGCGACCGCTCGTTTATTGCGGGGATGTCCGTTAGAGGTTTTCATACTTAACTCTGTAAAGTTAACCGTAAACGTTTCTGATACCAAGTATTTACAAAGCGGTTCCTTGATTTGACACCGTAACATAAGATTAGTTTACTGATCGTACGATATTACGCCGGGTTGTACCTATGATATCGGCAGTTATTTGATATCCTAAATGCTCACTTTGCCGGTTTGCCTGAGATGTTCGTATTTTTTAATAGTTACCAAAGGACACCCAATGACCAAATATCTCTCCCGCACGCTGCTCTTCTGCGTTTTCCTTGCAGTCAGTGTGTATGCCGCCCCCGGTCTGTATGTCGAACAGACGACCGGAAGCAATGACAACACCCACATCGCAAAAATCTTTGCCGCTTCCGACCGCTTCCGTGCCGAGGAAGGGAGCACCATCACGATTGCCCGCAACGATCTGGGGGTAATCTGGATGTTCGACGAAACGGAGAAGAGTTATATCGAAATGCCGCAATCGATGTTAAAGGAACTTGCCGCTATGGGACAAGCCGCCTCCGGGGAAGCGGGCAAAGACCCGGGACTGCGGGGCGACGCCTATTACCGCACCGGTAAAACGAAGAAAATCGGCGAATGGGATTGTTACGAAGTCGCCCTCGATTTACAAAAACGCAGCGGGATGTTGGAAATCGTCGATGAGCAGTCGCTCTGGATTTCCACCAAAGCGTATCCCGGCGCGATTTCATACTTTGAATGGGTATTTCAGGCGTTGGGCGTCAGCCGCGACGATTTAAATAAAATGAAAACCGTTTTGGGGGAAGGCTTCCCCATCGAAACTCGGATGGTCGCTATGGGGAACACGACCGTAACCCGAGTCGTAAAATTGGAAAGCCGCGATCATCCGAATTCGTTATTCGAGCCGCTTACCGGTTACCGGAAAGATTCGTTCGAACAGATGCTCGGGAAGTAAGTTTTCCGGATCGGGATCGCTTTGTCATCTGCCGTACAGCGAATTCCCCACATTGATACGATTACTACTGGGATTGCTTCGGTGCTACGCACTCTCGCAATGACATCACAATAAAAAGGAAACAACATGAAAGACCACCGCAACGAAGTTCTCGCAAAACAATTGATCGACTATTCACTTGAAATTCAATCGGGTGAAACGCTGTATCTGGAAATCAAAGGGAAAGAAACGCTGGAACTGGGAAAGCAGATTATCCGTCTCGCCACCGAAAAGGGGGCGACGGTATTCTGGTACTATAACGACGAGTCGTTGCTCCGTCAATTCCTACGCTCAGCTCACCCGGTGCAGATGGAACGAATGGCGGAACTCCATCTCGAACTGATGAAGCAAGCCGATTGTTACATCGGGCTTCGCGGTTCCGACAATCCATTCGATCTTGCTGATGTTGATGGAAAACAGAAGGACGCATTCAATAAGTTGTTCTATCACCCGGTCCATCTCGAAGAACGGGTGAAGCGGACGCGCTGGGTCGTCTTGCGTTATCCGAATAATGCGATGGCGCAGCTTGCCGAAACATCACAGGAAAAATTCGAGGACTTCTATTTTGAAGTATGCTGCGCCGACTATGCGAAGATGTCGATTGCTGAAGATAAACTCAAAGCGTTAATGGATGCGACTGATAAAGTCCATCTCAAAGGACCCGGCACCGATTTGACATTTTCGATTAAGGACATTCCCGTCGTGAAATGCGACGGCGGACGCAACATCCCCGATGGCGAGGTGTACACCGCGCCGGTGCGCAATTCGTTGAACGGTGTCATCAAATACAATACCCCCTCGCTTTACGAAGGAACGGTCTTCACCGGTATCACCTTTACCTTTGAGAATGGGAAAATCGTTCATGCAACTGCAGACGGCAACGTGGAAAAGTTGAATCGCATTCTCGATACCGACGAAGGGGCGCGTTACATCGGCGAGTTTTCGTTGGGTGTTAATCCCTTCATTCTCCATCCGATGAAGGATACGCTTTTCGATGAGAAGATTGCCGGTTCGATTCACCTGACGCCGGGTCAATCCTATGATGAAGCGCCGAATGGCAACGCTTCGGCTATCCACTGGGATTTGGTGCTCGTGCAGCGTGCCGATTACGGCGGCGGTGAAATCTGGTTCGACGATAAATTGATTCGTAAGGATGGTATTTTTACCGATCCGGCATTGGAAGCCGCCTTCTCGAAAGAGAATCTCCGTGGCATTTGATGGGTGTGTGGCTGCGACATCCTGTCGCGGTTGGTGATTGGTGTAGGGGCGTATGGCATACGCCCCTTTTATGGTAGCCACCGGCGTCCCCGCCGGTAAAAAACGAAAAGGCGAATCTCGTATTCGCTAAAAAACAGGTCTGGAGACCCGTCCGTACCCCGACTATATAACTAATTTTCACATTACGCCCGTTGGACAGGAATGTCCAACGTACAGTTACACAACGGGCTAAGAAGCCCGTAGCCACTAGCAGCAGGGGCGAATGGCATACGCCTCTCTTTCTTCACCTATTGCTTGAGAACGACCAATCGAGTGGATGCGATCTGTGTCCCCGCTGTTAACTTGGCGAAGTATGTTCCCGACGAAAGCCGCTCGTTTGAAACCGACTCTCACGAGTTCGGCGAGAATATGACTTGAGAAAATCCGAGTCGCCGAAAGAGGTCAACGGTTCGAGTGCTCTTACAAAAAACATCACAGTCCTTCGATTTCCGATGATCTATTTACTCGATCCAAGTAAGGTCTTGTGTAGCAGGTGGAAAGCATATATATTGAGCGTTGCCTTCGGCGGGGTAGCTCAGTCGGTTAGAGCAGCGGAATCATAATCCGCGTGTCGGGGGTTCGAATCCCTCCCCCGCTACTCTCTGCACTCATGCATTTTTGCATGAGTGCTTCTTTTTTAGTGTATAGTTTTTCAATAACTTGCGTTGCTGTAGGAATCCTTCGAATAGCAAAGTGTACCACCTTTTTAGAGGGGTCAAAAACGATTTTTGAGACACACTTACGCATGATCGTTTTCTTCTCGTCGGGGGGTAACTCATGGTAGGTTTGTTCGAAGTTGTCGATGAAATTCCGAACCAGGTCTGCCGTTGAATGGACTTCAAGTTTCTTGTGACCATCATCGGCAATCGTTTGTAACTGCGCTTTCAAGTCCTTTTCGTCCTGAACCAGCTTCTCC includes these proteins:
- a CDS encoding holo-ACP synthase — protein: MATSGVGIDVCTVDRVRELLETDMGDYWMERIFTTVEREAMKKRFHSETGTQRARFAVHVAGMYAAKEAIGKATGKGLMGEGRLAWQEVEITHTEDGAPEAKVLNPKWSNRRFDISISHDGGIATAFAILWPEEK
- a CDS encoding HAD-IA family hydrolase codes for the protein MIRAILFDLDNTLVDFLRMKNAGVDAAIVAMRDAGLSLDEEVLRRRIFAIYREYGIEYQEVFDRLLEGFPTPSPRLLAAAISGYQRAWHNHLEPYPGVRVTLAGLLKRGVLLGVVSDAPRKQAWLRLVEAGIEVFFDTVVAFEDTGKQKPHAAPFQLAMTRLGVGSGETLMVGDWPERDVHGAQALGVKTVFARYGDVHEVVEAGADFEIDQPEQLLAIVDQLGTPYREILPPKQEILL
- a CDS encoding MBL fold metallo-hydrolase, whose amino-acid sequence is MLYSSAGTLLPLGTGGWMATAERETSAYLWQRGNRTILLDAGSGLRRLGDCDCLAQLQATEKIYLFLSHYHLDHTIGFTFLSRFLKPEQTLVICAPDRTLCYYNPREALEMMLRMPFYHTPFPFLPFHTEIKELHLGENDVDGMPVTVWPQKHSDTSVGYAFDSTLAYISDTSVLARAMEPCNGVRWLLHEVYYDPTDVAELDRNENREAILHHSCDTEVAEFALQCAAGNLIPIHFNPTHSRERYVAQIERLADSIVDLTIPEDGKLISLG
- a CDS encoding sensor histidine kinase, whose product is MKTSNGHPRNKRAVAGHKLRDQYVLYATFTHDIANLFHAMQFLTNENEITETDQLKLRELARKGAKYIQFVRNYMQLGEYPHNEPVAIADIVNAAVDEIELFAATSGVRILRDDLSGTLHHVDPAILREAILGNLLYNAVKFTPPGKNVRVGSRITKTHVAILITDEGPGMPKDLAERIGDAREVIPSPGARGEIGSGIGLVLTHRLTERMEGKLSFVTPFTIEGGTQAVLEWRN
- a CDS encoding DUF4412 domain-containing protein yields the protein MTKYLSRTLLFCVFLAVSVYAAPGLYVEQTTGSNDNTHIAKIFAASDRFRAEEGSTITIARNDLGVIWMFDETEKSYIEMPQSMLKELAAMGQAASGEAGKDPGLRGDAYYRTGKTKKIGEWDCYEVALDLQKRSGMLEIVDEQSLWISTKAYPGAISYFEWVFQALGVSRDDLNKMKTVLGEGFPIETRMVAMGNTTVTRVVKLESRDHPNSLFEPLTGYRKDSFEQMLGK
- a CDS encoding aminopeptidase, with translation MKDHRNEVLAKQLIDYSLEIQSGETLYLEIKGKETLELGKQIIRLATEKGATVFWYYNDESLLRQFLRSAHPVQMERMAELHLELMKQADCYIGLRGSDNPFDLADVDGKQKDAFNKLFYHPVHLEERVKRTRWVVLRYPNNAMAQLAETSQEKFEDFYFEVCCADYAKMSIAEDKLKALMDATDKVHLKGPGTDLTFSIKDIPVVKCDGGRNIPDGEVYTAPVRNSLNGVIKYNTPSLYEGTVFTGITFTFENGKIVHATADGNVEKLNRILDTDEGARYIGEFSLGVNPFILHPMKDTLFDEKIAGSIHLTPGQSYDEAPNGNASAIHWDLVLVQRADYGGGEIWFDDKLIRKDGIFTDPALEAAFSKENLRGI